A segment of the Sphingomonas cannabina genome:
CTGGGCCTCGACCTGTGATCGCGCCCGTTCCGCAACGACCGATCGCAGGGGCCGCTGGAGGCCGTCCGATTGAAGTTGAACCATCGTCATTCCCGCGAAGGCGGGAATCCATTCTGGCTGAAGTCGATGAGTCTCACGACTGCCAGCCAGAATGGATTCCCGCCTTCGCGGGAATGACGGTCCCATCTGTGATGAATGGAGCCAATGCATGAACGGCAATCCGCTTCTCGGCGTCGTCTTCCATTGGCTCGGCGGCTTCTCCTCGGCGACCTTCTACGTGCCCTATCGCGGCATCAGGCGGTGGAGCTGGGAGATTTTCTGGATCACCGGCGGCATCTTCTCCTGGGTGATCGCGCCCTGGGTGATGGCGAGCATCCAGACCAACGACCTGCTGGGCGTGATGGCGCAGGTGCCGGGCCATATCGCCGGCCTCTGCATCCTGTTCGGCATATTGTGGGGCTTCGGCGGGCTCACCTACGGGCTCACCATGCGCTATCTCGGGCTGTCGCTCGGCATGGCGGTGGTGCTGGGGCTGTGCACCGTGTTCGGCACGCTCATCCCGCCGATCTTCCAGGGCGACTTCGCCAGCAAGCTGCTCGGCACCACCAGCGGCCTCGTCATCCTGCTCGGCCTGGCGATCACGCTGGCGGGCATCATCGTCGTCGCACTGGCGGGCGCGCGCAAGGACGCCGCGCTGTCGGCCGAGAAGAAGGCGGAGGCGATCGCCGAGTTCGACTTCCGCAAGGGGATCGCGGTCGCGATCTTCTCCGGCATCATGTCGGCCTGCTTCGCCTTCGGGCTGGCGGCGGGCGAGCCGATCAAGGCGATCTCCGCCGCCGCCGGCACCGGCCCCTTGTGGACCGGCCTTCCCACGCTCTGCCTCGTCATGTTCGGCGGCCTCATCACCAACGCGATCTGGTGCGGCTTCCTCATCGTCCGCAACGGCACCGCCGGCGAGTTCGTCGGCCGGCCGGGCAAGGCCGCCGACGCCGACGGCAGCCCGCCGCCGCTGCTCGCCAACTATCTGCTCGCCGCGCTGGGCGGCACGCTCTGGTACTTCCAGTTCTTCTTCTACACGATGGGCGAGAGCCAGATGGGGCGCTTCGGCTTCTCGTCGTGGACGCTGCACATGGCGAGCATCATCATCTTCGGCACCCTGTGGGGCTTCGGCTTCAAGGAGTGGAAGGACGCCGCGCCGCGCGTGCGCGGCATGGTGTGGTTCGGCATCTTCCTGCTCGTCGCCGCGACGGTGGTGATCGGCTACGGCAACATGCTGGGAGCCGCGGCGTGACCAGCCGCCGCGAGTTCCTCGCCGCCACCGGCACCGCCGCGGCACTCGCCGCAGTCCCCGCCCGCGCCGCCTCCCCGGCGCTGGCGGTGACGGACCTGCGCGCCGAGCATACGATCGACCTGCTCGGCACCGACGTCGCCAAGCCGCGCTTGTCCTGGCGGATCGAGGCGGACGGGCGCAGCGTGAAACAGGCCCGCTACCGCATCCAGGCCGGGACCGGCTCCGGCAAGGCCGACCTGTGGGACAGCGGCAGTGTCGCCTCCGACGCGACCTTCGACATCGCCTGGGCCGGCAAGCCCCTCCGGTCGATGCAGCGCGTGTGGTGGAGCGTCGAGGTCACCGACGATCGCGGCCGCACCGCCCGCTCCGTACCCGCCTGGTTCGAGACCGGCCTGCTCTCCCCCGACGACTGGCGCGCCGAGTGGATCGAGGCCGAGGACGCGCTCGCCGCTGCCGATCGAGCCGCCGGGATGCAATGGGTGTGGACCGAGAAGGCGCTCGACAGCCGCCCGCACGCCTTCCGCCTCGACTTCGAGGCGCCAGCCGACCTCGAGCGCGCCGAGATCCTGATCGCCGGCAAGGACCATATGCGCGGCGTATGGATCAACGGCGAGCACAAGACCCCGGACGCGCTGCCCCTCGGGCTCGGCTGGGATACGATGCTGCCGTTCTGGGGCACTTTGCTCCCGTTCGAGGGCAATATCCGGCCCGGCCGCAACAGCGTCTGCGCGCTGGTCGAGGCGGAGACCACCGGCTTCTTCCCGGTCGACGGCGGCGCCTTCGCCGCGCTGATCCGCCTGCATCGCAAGGGCGGCAGGATCGACCGCATCGTCGGCAGCGCCTGGCGGGTGATGCCGGACGCGCCCAAGGGCTGGACCGATCCCGGCTTCGACGCAAGCGGCTGGGCGCGGCCGGTCAAGAGCGGCGCGCACGCCCAGAACGACCCGCGCCCGTCCGAGCCGGCGATGCTGCTCCGCACGGGCTTCACGCCGAAGAGGAAAGTGGTCGCGGCACGGCTCTACGCGACCGCGCTCGGCGCCTATGACGCGCGCATCAACGGCAAGCGCGTCAGCGCCGCCTATCTCGCGCCCGAGATCAGCGTCGCCAGGGACCATGTCCTCTACCAGACCTACGACGTCACCGCTCTGATCACGCCCGGCGAGAATGCGCTCGGCGTGATGGTCGCCGACGGCTGGTACGCCAGCGCCTATGGCTGGCGGATGGAGCGCTACGGCTTCGGCCCGGCGCCGCGGCGGCTGCGCGCGCAGCTCCGGCTCGACTATGAGGACGGCTCGCACGACTGGGTCGTCACCGGCCCCGACTGGCGCATCGGCCGGTCGTGCATCCTCAAGTCGGACATCTACAACGGCGAGACCTGCGACGCGCGGCTGAAGACCCCCGGTTGGGACGCGCCCGGATTCGACGCGTTCGGCTGGAGCCCCGTCAAGGTCGGCGCCGCGCCCGCCGCCCGGCTGGTCGCGCAGACCTCGCCGCTGCTCACCGCCAACATGACCCGCCGCGCGGCGGCAGTGACGCAGCCGGCGCCCGGCCGCTTCGTGTTCGACTTCGGCCAGAATTTCGCCGGCTGGGTACGGCTCAAGGCCCAAGGCCCGAGCGGCACCGCGATCACGCTGCGCTTCGCCGAGCTGCTGAAGAAGGACGGCACCGCCGACCATTCCAACCTCCGCCTCGCGGAATGCACCGACCGCTTCATCCTGCGCGGCGACGCCGGCGGCGAGACGCTGGAGCCGCGCTTCACCTACCACGGCTTCCGCTACGTCGAGGTCGAGGGCTATCCCGGCACGCCGACGCTCGCCGACATCGAGGGCGTCGTCGTCTACAGCGGCTGCCGCACCACCGGCGAGATGAGCTTCGCCGCGCCGCTGCTTCAGAAGATCTGGCAGAACGCCGAATGGAGCCAGCGCTCCAACTTCTTCGCGGTGCCGACCGACTGCCCGCAGCGCGACGAGCGCATGGGCTGGATGGGCGACATCCAGGTGTTCCTCGACGCCGCCGCGTTCAACATGGAGGTCGATCCCTTCATCCGCCGCTTCCTGACCGAAGTGCGCGCGGCGCAGCGGCCGGACGGCGCCTATCCGATCGTGGTGCCGCAGCCTTTGTCGTTCCCGGACGTGGTGACGGCGGGCTGGAGCGAGGCGGGGATCATCCTCCCCTATCAGCTGTGGCAGCGCTACGGCGACACCGCCGTCATCGACGAGAACTGGGCGGCGATGGAAGGCTGGATGGCCTATGTCGCGCGCGACAATCCCGACTTCATCTGGCGCAAGGACCGCGGGCTCGACCTCGGCGACTGGCTGTCGGTCGATGCGGTCAAGCCCGACGACGAGACCACGCCGCGCATCCTGTGCGCGACCGCCTATTGGGCTTGGGTAGCCGAGCTCATGGCGGAGATGGCGACCGCGACCGGGCGCACCGCCGACGCCGCGCGCTACACGGACCTGCGCGGGAAGAT
Coding sequences within it:
- the rhaT gene encoding L-rhamnose/proton symporter RhaT, with translation MNGNPLLGVVFHWLGGFSSATFYVPYRGIRRWSWEIFWITGGIFSWVIAPWVMASIQTNDLLGVMAQVPGHIAGLCILFGILWGFGGLTYGLTMRYLGLSLGMAVVLGLCTVFGTLIPPIFQGDFASKLLGTTSGLVILLGLAITLAGIIVVALAGARKDAALSAEKKAEAIAEFDFRKGIAVAIFSGIMSACFAFGLAAGEPIKAISAAAGTGPLWTGLPTLCLVMFGGLITNAIWCGFLIVRNGTAGEFVGRPGKAADADGSPPPLLANYLLAALGGTLWYFQFFFYTMGESQMGRFGFSSWTLHMASIIIFGTLWGFGFKEWKDAAPRVRGMVWFGIFLLVAATVVIGYGNMLGAAA
- a CDS encoding alpha-L-rhamnosidase; protein product: MTSRREFLAATGTAAALAAVPARAASPALAVTDLRAEHTIDLLGTDVAKPRLSWRIEADGRSVKQARYRIQAGTGSGKADLWDSGSVASDATFDIAWAGKPLRSMQRVWWSVEVTDDRGRTARSVPAWFETGLLSPDDWRAEWIEAEDALAAADRAAGMQWVWTEKALDSRPHAFRLDFEAPADLERAEILIAGKDHMRGVWINGEHKTPDALPLGLGWDTMLPFWGTLLPFEGNIRPGRNSVCALVEAETTGFFPVDGGAFAALIRLHRKGGRIDRIVGSAWRVMPDAPKGWTDPGFDASGWARPVKSGAHAQNDPRPSEPAMLLRTGFTPKRKVVAARLYATALGAYDARINGKRVSAAYLAPEISVARDHVLYQTYDVTALITPGENALGVMVADGWYASAYGWRMERYGFGPAPRRLRAQLRLDYEDGSHDWVVTGPDWRIGRSCILKSDIYNGETCDARLKTPGWDAPGFDAFGWSPVKVGAAPAARLVAQTSPLLTANMTRRAAAVTQPAPGRFVFDFGQNFAGWVRLKAQGPSGTAITLRFAELLKKDGTADHSNLRLAECTDRFILRGDAGGETLEPRFTYHGFRYVEVEGYPGTPTLADIEGVVVYSGCRTTGEMSFAAPLLQKIWQNAEWSQRSNFFAVPTDCPQRDERMGWMGDIQVFLDAAAFNMEVDPFIRRFLTEVRAAQRPDGAYPIVVPQPLSFPDVVTAGWSEAGIILPYQLWQRYGDTAVIDENWAAMEGWMAYVARDNPDFIWRKDRGLDLGDWLSVDAVKPDDETTPRILCATAYWAWVAELMAEMATATGRTADAARYTDLRGKIVRAAQQTLLKPDGTAGNGSQTSQVLALHCGLTPPDQRAAAAKILAADIRRRGMKLSTGFLGTPYLLDVLVDAGEWDVVSGLLLQTGYPSWGYMPVKGATTVWERWNGDVGDIAMNSYNHYALGAVVGFFYRRLAGIAPAAPGFRRIAVRPVWLPQVGKVAAKYESCVGTIATEVDGDAQGLTSLALTVPANSVAEVELPARAWREGGRALDGHSDIRNLRHEQGLARFEVGSGAYRFTI